The window ATTTTGCTTTTACCTTATCAATAATAGATTGCAGGTTTTTGGTGGTTTCGGTAGGCGATATGCCGCGCAGGCCATCGTTTGCCCCTAATTCCAGTATAAATATATCAACCTTTTGTTTCAAGGTCCAGTCTATCCGGCCGTTACCTCCGGCAGATGTTTCGCCGCTTACCCCGGCGTTAATCACTTTGTAGGGCAGTTTCAGCGAATCTATTTTTTTTGCGATAACACCGGGAAAAGCATTTGCCGGGTCATCTAACCCATAGCCTGCTGTCAAACTATCGCCAAAAAATAAAATAGTTTGAACCTGCGCCGATGCAGCAGTTTTAGCAGCAGTATCTGCCGGTGCTGATGCATTGGAGTTTGATTTATCGCCACTGCCGCAACTTGCCAAAGCAAATGTGGACACAAGTACAAAAAAGATTTTTACTCTATTCATAAAACTAATACAACGCGGTTAAGCGTTTGTTCTTAATATCTCTAAAGGCGGTTTGTTCAACACGCCCCGGCTGTTTAACAAGCCAATAATTACCGTTAACAAAGCGATGATGAAAAATAAAATCAACGCAGGCACAAAGCTAACCGAATAGGGCATCTCGAAACTATATTTTGCTAAAAACCATGTACCTGCCACGGCTATCAAAATACCTGTTAAGGCTGATAAGCTGCCTAAAAATAAGTATTCTAAAGCTGTTATAGCTAATATTTGTTTACGGCTGGCCCCCAGTGTTCTAAGCAAAACGCTTTCCTGTATGCGCTGGTATTTGCTGATGCGTACCGAAGCAATGAGTACTACAATGCCCGTAATGATGCTGAAGGCGCTCATAAAACGGATTACATAACTGATTTTGCTTAACAATTCGTCAAGGATGCTTAACAACAACCCCAGGTCGATAATGGATATGTTGGGGAATTGCCTTACTACCGCTTGTTGAAAAGCCGCCGATACTTTGCTTGACGGCACATGCGTCATCAACACCTGGAATTGCGGTGCATCTTCCAGCACGCCGGTAGGGAAAACCACCTGGAAATTGGTTTGCACTTTGCCCCAGTTAACTTTACGCACACTGGCTACATAAGCAGGCATCGGTACCCCCTGAACGTTAAATACCAATTTATCGCCAATTTTAAGGTGGGCGCGTTTTTGCAGGTTTTCTTCTACCGATACCGGGATGTCTTTCCCTGCTTCGGCCTTGCCTATCCATTTGCCATCAAGCAGTTTCTCTGATGATGAAAGCGTATCCCTGAAGGTTACCCTATATTCCCAGGCAAACACGCCATGGGGGATTTTGATGGTGGTATCTTTAATTACATCGGCGGCAGTTTTGCCGTTTATCTGCTCTAACCTCACGGTTACTATGGGTACCTGTTGCAAAACCGGCAACCCGTTTTTGCGGGTTACATTGGCCACGGCATCCTTCTGGCTTTTTTGGATATCAAACAAAATCATGTTGGATTGATTGCCGCTGCTGGATAAATTTACCTGGCTAATGAGGATACTCTGGATAAAAAACAGCGTACAAATAAAGGTAGTACTTAGCCCGATAGAAACCATAAGGATTAAAGTCTGGTTGTTTGGCCGGTATAAATTGGCAAAGCCCTGGCGCCATAAATAGCTCCAGCCGCTGTTGATAAGCAGTTTCATCACGCGCATCAGCAACCAGGCCACGGCGGCCAGTATCATAAAGGCTACTAAAATACCGATAGTGAAAAAGATGCTGCCTATCCAACTATCCAATTGCAAATAAGTAAAGCCTAAAACAAACACGATGATGAGTAAGTAAACCAGCCAGCTTAAAGGGTCGCGTTTGCGGCCTGCCTCGTCAAATGACATGCGCAGCGTGTTTAACGGTGATATATTACGCACCGATATCAGCGGCAGTAGCGCAAACAAGATCGATATAATTACCCCCAATAAAATACCCTGACCAATGGCCAGCCACGATATCTCAACAGAAATAGTGAAAGGCAAAAAGTCTTTAAAAACCAGCGGCAGCAAATGCTGTATGGCCGTACCCAAAGCCGCGCCCGCAATGGAGCCTATGAGCCCGATACCTACTATCTGGATCAGGTAAATCAAAAACGCCTCGGATGCTTTAACACCCAAACAACGCATAATGGCTATGGAGGCTATCTTTTCTCGCACATAAATATGAATGGCGCTGGCTACACCCACACAGCCCAATAACAGGGCTATAAAACCAACCAGCGATAAAAACCTGCCCAGATCGCCAAAGGCCCTGCCGGTGTTTTCCTTGCGGGTTTCAATGGTATCGTAGTTCATACCATTTTTATCCAATATGGGGTCCAGCTTTTTGGTCAGCTTTTCCATATCAACTTTATGGTCGTACTTGTAGTAAAAGGTATAGTTTACGCGGCTGCCTGTTTTCATGAGGCCGGTTTGCTCCAGGTATCGCATCGGGATGTACACCACCGGGGCTATCCCTGCCATGGCACCGCTTTGACCGGGAGCTTTGTCTAACGCCCCGGCTATCAGGAAATGTTCGGTGCCTATGCGTACCGAGTCGCCAACCTTGGCGCCAAATTGCAGCATCAGCGTTTTATCAACCAGCGCCATTTGGCCTTGCTTAAAGGAGGTGCCGGCAATCTCGGGCGTGGTTTCTATAGTGCCGTAATAAGGGTAATCGCCCTGCAAAGCCCTGATTTGTACCAGCCTGGTGCCTTTGCTTTTGGGAAAATAGGCCATCGATGCAAAACTCCGCTCGGTTGATCTTTTATCGCCCAGCGAGTCGAGCATTTTTTTCAGCTTAACATCTGCGGGCTTATTACCCGATATCAGCAAATCGGCACCGATGAGGCTTGCAGCCTGGCCATTTACGTCGTTTTGGACATTGTACCTGAACGAGTAGATAGCCACCAGCGCGGCAATACCAAATATGATGGCCGATATGAACAGGAACAACCTCGACCGGTTTTTCCTGCTATCGCGCAAGGCCATGTTAAATAGCCAGGCAACGTTTGTTTTTCGTTTATAATTAACCGGATTGGTGTCCATAACTTACCCGTTAATTGTTTTTTCGTCGGATACCAGCTTGCCGCCTTTTATCCTGATGATGCGTTGTGTTTTGGCGGCCAGGTCAAGGTCATGGGTTACTACAACCAGGGTAGTACCGGCCTCTTTGTTCAGATCGAAGATGAGTTTAATCACCTTTTCGCTGGTTTCGGCATCCAGGTTACCAGTTGGCTCATCAGCAAACAGGATCTTGGGCGCGTTTGAAAACGCCCGTGCCAGTGATACCCTTTGCTGCTCGCCGCCAGATAGCTGCGATGGGTAGTGATGCCCGCGGTCGGCAAGGCCAACTTTGTCCAGCAAATCAAGCGCACGCGCTTTAATATTTTTTTCGTTTCGTAACTCCAGCGGCACCATCACATTTTCTAAAGCGGTAAGCGTTGGCAGCAATTGAAAGTTTTGGAAAATAAAGCCCACATATTGGTTACGCACCTGCGCGCGCTGATCTTCGGTTAAATTGCCCAGGTTGATGCCATTTAGCGCTACCGATCCGGTGCTTGATCTATCCAGCCCGGCACACAGCCCCAGCAGGGTAGTTTTGCCGCTGCCCGATGGCCCGACAATGGCGTTGGTAGAGCCTTCGGTGATGGCGAAGTTGATATTATCAAGCACGGTGAGCGTACGCCCGGCGCTTTGGTATGTTTTACTGAGATCTTGAATATTAAGGATAGTTTCCAACGGATAATTTTTATGCTTTGATGATTTACCAACCAATTTGTTACCGCATCGGTTTGCATAAATATCCGTGAAATAGCCAGTTTATAGC is drawn from Mucilaginibacter ginsenosidivorax and contains these coding sequences:
- a CDS encoding arylesterase, translated to MNRVKIFFVLVSTFALASCGSGDKSNSNASAPADTAAKTAASAQVQTILFFGDSLTAGYGLDDPANAFPGVIAKKIDSLKLPYKVINAGVSGETSAGGNGRIDWTLKQKVDIFILELGANDGLRGISPTETTKNLQSIIDKVKAKYPAAKLVMLGMQVPPNMGADYVNKFKAVFPALATKNKMALVPFLLQGVGGHPDLNQGDGIHPTEKGAKIVAGNVWEVLKGELDNPKGTY
- a CDS encoding ABC transporter permease gives rise to the protein MDTNPVNYKRKTNVAWLFNMALRDSRKNRSRLFLFISAIIFGIAALVAIYSFRYNVQNDVNGQAASLIGADLLISGNKPADVKLKKMLDSLGDKRSTERSFASMAYFPKSKGTRLVQIRALQGDYPYYGTIETTPEIAGTSFKQGQMALVDKTLMLQFGAKVGDSVRIGTEHFLIAGALDKAPGQSGAMAGIAPVVYIPMRYLEQTGLMKTGSRVNYTFYYKYDHKVDMEKLTKKLDPILDKNGMNYDTIETRKENTGRAFGDLGRFLSLVGFIALLLGCVGVASAIHIYVREKIASIAIMRCLGVKASEAFLIYLIQIVGIGLIGSIAGAALGTAIQHLLPLVFKDFLPFTISVEISWLAIGQGILLGVIISILFALLPLISVRNISPLNTLRMSFDEAGRKRDPLSWLVYLLIIVFVLGFTYLQLDSWIGSIFFTIGILVAFMILAAVAWLLMRVMKLLINSGWSYLWRQGFANLYRPNNQTLILMVSIGLSTTFICTLFFIQSILISQVNLSSSGNQSNMILFDIQKSQKDAVANVTRKNGLPVLQQVPIVTVRLEQINGKTAADVIKDTTIKIPHGVFAWEYRVTFRDTLSSSEKLLDGKWIGKAEAGKDIPVSVEENLQKRAHLKIGDKLVFNVQGVPMPAYVASVRKVNWGKVQTNFQVVFPTGVLEDAPQFQVLMTHVPSSKVSAAFQQAVVRQFPNISIIDLGLLLSILDELLSKISYVIRFMSAFSIITGIVVLIASVRISKYQRIQESVLLRTLGASRKQILAITALEYLFLGSLSALTGILIAVAGTWFLAKYSFEMPYSVSFVPALILFFIIALLTVIIGLLNSRGVLNKPPLEILRTNA
- a CDS encoding ABC transporter ATP-binding protein is translated as METILNIQDLSKTYQSAGRTLTVLDNINFAITEGSTNAIVGPSGSGKTTLLGLCAGLDRSSTGSVALNGINLGNLTEDQRAQVRNQYVGFIFQNFQLLPTLTALENVMVPLELRNEKNIKARALDLLDKVGLADRGHHYPSQLSGGEQQRVSLARAFSNAPKILFADEPTGNLDAETSEKVIKLIFDLNKEAGTTLVVVTHDLDLAAKTQRIIRIKGGKLVSDEKTING